A genomic segment from Paenibacillus sp. FSL K6-1096 encodes:
- a CDS encoding cobalt-precorrin-5B (C(1))-methyltransferase, whose product MAGSASGEETPAPPLRKGYTTGACAAAAAKGAVLLLITGERLPAVEIDLPAGFRHTFELTGWQSGGLDSASCATVKDAGDDPDATHRAWIEAAVSWRKQPGVEIDGGRGVGRVTKPGLPMPVGEAAINPVPRQMIQQAVSEVLEEHGAARGLKVVISVPEGESIAQRTLNPRLGIVGGISILGTRGVVTPFSTEAYKASVVQAISVAAAAGNRQIVLTTGGSSEKYAIAMFPELPEEAFVQMGEYVGFSLEHAKAYGLRKVTLVGMAGKFSKVAQGAMLIHSRNAPVDFGFLAAVAREAGAEEKQIREIAGANTASQVVDLMTEAGNTVFFAQLCRHVCEQSLRAVNGGMMVEMVLITMKGRVLGRAEMDG is encoded by the coding sequence ATGGCCGGTTCCGCATCCGGGGAGGAGACCCCGGCTCCCCCTCTGCGCAAGGGCTACACAACCGGTGCCTGCGCTGCCGCCGCAGCCAAAGGTGCAGTGCTGCTGCTCATCACAGGCGAGCGCCTTCCAGCGGTCGAGATCGACCTTCCGGCCGGGTTCCGGCATACGTTTGAGCTAACGGGCTGGCAGTCTGGCGGCTTGGACTCGGCAAGCTGTGCTACGGTAAAGGATGCCGGAGATGATCCCGATGCGACGCACCGGGCCTGGATCGAAGCAGCGGTAAGCTGGCGGAAGCAGCCGGGGGTGGAAATTGACGGGGGCCGCGGGGTCGGACGGGTCACCAAGCCGGGCCTGCCGATGCCTGTCGGAGAAGCAGCGATTAATCCCGTACCGCGGCAGATGATTCAGCAGGCGGTGTCAGAGGTACTGGAGGAGCATGGCGCTGCGCGGGGGCTGAAGGTCGTCATCAGCGTGCCGGAAGGCGAGAGTATCGCGCAGCGGACCTTGAATCCGCGCCTTGGCATCGTCGGCGGTATTTCTATTCTGGGCACGCGGGGTGTCGTTACGCCCTTCTCCACCGAGGCTTATAAGGCCAGTGTGGTCCAGGCGATATCGGTCGCGGCTGCGGCGGGGAACAGGCAGATCGTGCTGACCACCGGCGGCAGCAGCGAGAAATATGCGATCGCGATGTTCCCGGAGCTTCCGGAGGAGGCTTTTGTGCAGATGGGGGAATATGTGGGCTTCTCGCTGGAGCATGCCAAGGCCTACGGGCTCCGCAAGGTGACGCTGGTCGGAATGGCCGGCAAATTCTCCAAGGTCGCGCAGGGGGCGATGCTGATCCACTCCAGGAATGCTCCGGTCGACTTCGGATTTCTGGCCGCAGTGGCCCGGGAAGCGGGGGCTGAGGAGAAGCAGATCCGGGAGATTGCCGGTGCGAATACGGCCTCCCAGGTGGTGGATCTGATGACGGAGGCGGGGAATACCGTTTTTTTTGCGCAGCTGTGCAGGCATGTCTGTGAACAGAGTCTGCGAGCGGTGAACGGCGGCATGATGGTGGAAATGGTGCTGATTACGATGAAGGGCCGGGTGCTGGGAAGGGCGGAGATGGATGGGTAA
- the cobM gene encoding precorrin-4 C(11)-methyltransferase — translation MTGLVLEPKVYIVGAGPGDPELITVKGSRILRSADLVLYADSLVSAELIRSAKPGAEVFQSSGMDLEQQVELMAGAVQAGKSVARVHTGDPSMYGAILEQMSLLKLCGVRYEIVPGVSSVFASAAALGAELTVPELTQTVILTRAEGRTPVPEREQLRKLAEHHCTVAVFLSASLAGQVSSEFLAAGWSPETPVAVVQRASWPDQQILRTTVARLEADLREAGITMHAMILAGWALDPGLTDRDSHRSRLYDKAFTHGCREGTVSGG, via the coding sequence ATGACCGGACTTGTCCTGGAGCCGAAGGTATATATTGTAGGGGCCGGCCCCGGTGATCCTGAGCTGATTACGGTCAAGGGCAGCCGGATTCTGCGCTCGGCCGATCTGGTGCTCTATGCCGATTCGCTGGTCAGCGCGGAGCTGATCCGCAGCGCGAAGCCCGGTGCAGAGGTGTTCCAGAGCTCGGGTATGGACCTGGAGCAGCAGGTGGAGCTGATGGCTGGCGCTGTTCAGGCCGGGAAAAGCGTAGCCCGCGTCCACACCGGCGACCCGTCCATGTACGGTGCGATTCTGGAGCAGATGTCGCTCTTGAAGCTGTGCGGCGTCCGCTATGAGATCGTGCCGGGCGTAAGCTCTGTGTTCGCCTCTGCCGCAGCGCTTGGCGCAGAGCTGACCGTGCCGGAGCTGACGCAGACGGTCATTCTGACCCGTGCGGAAGGACGCACCCCGGTGCCGGAGCGTGAGCAGCTGCGCAAGCTGGCGGAGCATCATTGTACGGTGGCGGTGTTTCTTAGCGCTTCCCTGGCCGGGCAGGTGAGCAGCGAGTTCCTGGCGGCAGGCTGGAGCCCGGAGACGCCGGTGGCTGTCGTGCAGCGGGCCAGCTGGCCGGACCAGCAGATTCTGCGGACGACAGTGGCGAGGCTGGAGGCCGATCTGCGTGAAGCGGGGATCACGATGCACGCTATGATTCTGGCCGGATGGGCACTGGACCCGGGCCTAACGGACCGGGACAGCCACCGCTCCAGGCTGTATGATAAGGCCTTCACCCATGGCTGCCGGGAAGGAACCGTCTCCGGTGGGTAA
- the cobK gene encoding precorrin-6A reductase — MILMLCGTSDARELALSLSRQGLPLKASVVTASAAERLEEAGIDTRVGRLDRAAMISLLREGGYRAVVDGSHPFALEAHANALDAAAALGLPYFRYERQSLIYDSHPRLILVHSYEEAARRAKMLKGSIMLTTGGKTLEVFAQELLGDPDIRLTVRLLPCLENLEKCLALGIEQRNIIALQGPFSREMNEALYRQYGTQVMITKESGAEGSVDEKLYAALDMGLYVILIMRPGLSYGGSGNVFDSFDGITAAVRAALQMTGEEG, encoded by the coding sequence GATGCCCGGGAGCTGGCGCTGAGCCTGTCGCGCCAAGGGCTGCCGCTGAAGGCCAGCGTGGTGACCGCAAGCGCGGCGGAGCGGCTGGAGGAAGCAGGTATTGACACCCGCGTGGGCAGGCTGGACCGGGCGGCGATGATCTCGCTGCTGCGGGAGGGGGGCTACCGTGCTGTGGTAGACGGCAGCCATCCCTTTGCGCTGGAGGCCCACGCTAACGCACTGGACGCGGCGGCTGCGCTGGGCCTGCCGTATTTTCGCTACGAACGGCAGAGTCTGATCTATGACAGCCACCCCCGGCTGATCCTGGTGCACTCCTATGAAGAGGCAGCGCGCAGGGCGAAGATGCTGAAGGGCTCCATTATGCTGACCACCGGCGGGAAGACGCTGGAGGTGTTTGCGCAGGAGCTGCTGGGCGATCCGGATATCCGGCTGACCGTCAGGCTGCTGCCCTGCCTGGAGAATCTGGAGAAGTGTCTGGCCCTGGGCATCGAGCAGCGGAATATTATTGCGCTTCAGGGCCCTTTTAGCAGAGAAATGAATGAAGCACTCTACCGGCAGTATGGCACACAGGTCATGATTACGAAGGAGAGCGGAGCGGAAGGCTCGGTGGATGAGAAGCTGTATGCCGCGCTGGATATGGGTCTGTATGTCATTCTGATTATGCGTCCGGGGTTGTCCTACGGCGGCAGCGGGAATGTATTTGATTCGTTTGACGGGATTACGGCTGCCGTGAGGGCTGCGCTTCAAATGACAGGGGAAGAGGGATGA
- a CDS encoding ROK family protein, whose product MKLLGAIEAGGTKFVCGVGYEDGTVIDRVSFPTTTPQETMGLVKDYFSGKSVEALGIGSFGPIDPVIGSPTYGYITTTPKPHWGGYNLVGAMEEQFKVPVGFDTDVNGAALGEYTWGAAQGLDSCLYITVGTGIGAGAVVGGKLIHGLSHPEMGHILVRRHPEDQYPGFCPYHGDCLEGLAAGPAIGARWGKPAGELPADHPAWAMEAHYLAHALMNYVLILSPQKIVMGGGVMKQSQLFPLIHAKLQELLAGYVQHPALNQDIGSYIVPPQLGDNAGLTGALGLAKLALDRK is encoded by the coding sequence GTGAAATTGTTAGGAGCAATTGAAGCAGGTGGAACGAAGTTTGTATGCGGAGTAGGATATGAGGACGGAACGGTCATTGACAGAGTGAGCTTTCCGACAACAACACCCCAGGAAACAATGGGGCTGGTGAAGGATTATTTCTCGGGCAAGAGCGTGGAGGCGCTGGGGATTGGGTCGTTTGGACCGATTGACCCGGTGATCGGCAGTCCGACTTACGGATATATCACAACCACTCCGAAGCCTCACTGGGGCGGATATAACCTGGTGGGTGCCATGGAGGAGCAGTTCAAGGTTCCGGTTGGCTTCGATACGGATGTGAACGGTGCGGCTCTGGGCGAATATACCTGGGGAGCCGCGCAGGGGCTAGATAGCTGCCTGTATATCACGGTGGGCACAGGAATCGGTGCAGGCGCCGTCGTGGGCGGGAAGCTGATCCACGGGCTGTCCCATCCCGAGATGGGCCATATTCTGGTCCGCCGTCATCCGGAAGATCAATATCCGGGCTTCTGCCCGTATCACGGCGATTGTCTGGAAGGCCTGGCAGCCGGTCCGGCAATCGGAGCGCGCTGGGGCAAGCCGGCAGGCGAGCTGCCTGCGGACCACCCGGCCTGGGCGATGGAGGCCCACTATCTGGCCCATGCCCTGATGAACTATGTACTGATCCTCTCGCCGCAGAAGATCGTAATGGGCGGAGGAGTCATGAAGCAGAGCCAGCTCTTCCCGCTGATCCATGCCAAGCTGCAGGAATTGCTTGCAGGCTATGTGCAGCATCCCGCACTGAACCAGGACATTGGCAGCTATATTGTTCCGCCGCAGCTGGGCGACAATGCCGGTCTTACCGGTGCGCTGGGCTTAGCCAAGCTTGCTCTGGACCGCAAGTAA
- a CDS encoding cobalamin biosynthesis protein, which yields MGKRYAAVAITRNGTRLALRLGELLEGTAVFSYAKYSGGLEGENGRLTVFDGPVKELLPGLFRDYEAVILFFSLGAAVRLTAPLLRDKRTDPAVIVIDERGEHVISMLSGHLGGANRLTLQIAGLLGSHPVITTASDVQGTFAVDLLGREYGWRADSFGPMKSVSAAIVNGEPVAVVQESGEREWLPPGAALPEHVHLFASTEELRQSGYRCYAAILVSDRLLEAPDSGLPADRTVMYRPRSLVVGLGCNRGTSAEELEAVVLHTLAELRLSLSSVRNVATAGIKGDEAGLLALCAKYDWELALYSPEELNTVRLEHPSKVVFRATGAYGVCEPAALLSSGAASLLQPKLKSGNVTIAVARVVYPGENGGGNSERT from the coding sequence GTGGGTAAGCGTTACGCGGCGGTTGCCATTACCCGGAACGGAACCCGGCTGGCCCTGAGGCTGGGGGAGCTTCTGGAAGGCACCGCTGTCTTCAGCTATGCCAAATACAGCGGCGGGCTGGAGGGAGAGAACGGGAGGCTTACTGTCTTCGACGGGCCGGTAAAGGAGCTTCTGCCCGGGCTGTTCCGTGATTATGAAGCGGTCATTCTGTTCTTCTCGCTGGGCGCAGCTGTCCGGCTGACCGCTCCGCTTCTGCGGGACAAACGGACCGATCCCGCCGTCATCGTCATCGATGAGCGCGGCGAGCATGTCATCAGCATGCTGTCCGGACATCTGGGGGGAGCCAACCGGCTGACGCTCCAGATTGCCGGACTGCTCGGCAGCCACCCGGTCATTACGACCGCCTCGGATGTGCAGGGCACATTCGCTGTGGACCTGCTTGGCCGGGAATACGGCTGGCGCGCCGACAGCTTTGGGCCGATGAAATCGGTCAGTGCCGCGATTGTAAACGGGGAGCCGGTGGCTGTGGTCCAGGAGAGCGGTGAACGGGAATGGCTGCCCCCGGGCGCTGCGCTGCCGGAGCATGTCCATTTGTTCGCCAGCACGGAGGAGCTGCGGCAGAGCGGATACCGGTGTTATGCGGCGATCCTGGTGAGCGACCGGCTGCTGGAAGCGCCGGATTCCGGCCTTCCTGCTGATCGTACAGTGATGTACCGTCCGCGCAGTCTGGTCGTCGGGCTTGGCTGCAACCGGGGGACCTCTGCGGAGGAGCTGGAGGCCGTTGTCCTGCATACGCTGGCTGAGCTTAGGCTGTCGCTCAGCAGCGTGCGGAATGTGGCGACAGCGGGCATCAAGGGCGATGAAGCAGGATTGCTTGCCCTGTGTGCCAAATATGACTGGGAGCTGGCGCTGTATTCGCCGGAGGAGCTAAACACGGTCAGACTGGAGCATCCGTCCAAGGTGGTATTCCGGGCAACGGGGGCATACGGGGTCTGTGAACCGGCTGCGCTGCTGTCTTCGGGAGCGGCTTCTCTGCTGCAGCCCAAGCTGAAGAGCGGCAATGTGACCATCGCCGTGGCCCGGGTCGTCTATCCCGGAGAAAATGGAGGGGGAAACAGTGAACGGACTTAA
- the cobI gene encoding precorrin-2 C(20)-methyltransferase produces MKTNVTEPRLHMDGQEAAAGAAPETLLAEAAMQAAEALYGAEEGLKLEERLTPRAVGTLYGIGVGPGDPELITLKACRLLRECPVIAYPATQKGGKSYAYEIIELHVQPQDKIMLGLVFPMTKDPELLASGWTRTAELCWGELKQGRDVAFVTEGDPNLYSTFIHLARLMQELHPGVPVVSVPGISSVLGAAAALEQPLADGNQRVGIIPATDDRNLLKEALLHHDTVVFLKVAKVLDLVLDVLDELGLSGRASVVTKVTSPHEAVWRDARELRGKDVEYLSLMVVSK; encoded by the coding sequence ATGAAGACGAATGTAACGGAGCCGCGCCTGCACATGGACGGGCAGGAGGCCGCCGCAGGAGCTGCCCCGGAGACACTGCTGGCTGAAGCGGCGATGCAGGCTGCGGAGGCGCTCTATGGCGCTGAGGAAGGGCTGAAGCTGGAGGAACGATTGACTCCCCGGGCGGTCGGCACGCTATACGGCATTGGAGTCGGTCCCGGTGACCCGGAGCTGATCACGCTCAAGGCGTGCCGGCTGCTGCGCGAATGTCCGGTGATTGCTTATCCGGCCACGCAAAAAGGCGGCAAATCCTACGCCTACGAAATCATCGAGCTGCATGTGCAGCCGCAGGACAAAATCATGCTCGGCCTGGTGTTCCCTATGACCAAAGATCCCGAGCTGCTGGCCAGCGGCTGGACCCGCACGGCGGAGCTGTGCTGGGGGGAGCTGAAGCAGGGGCGGGATGTGGCTTTTGTGACGGAGGGTGATCCTAATCTCTACAGCACCTTCATTCATCTGGCCCGGCTGATGCAGGAGCTGCACCCCGGTGTGCCGGTTGTCTCGGTTCCGGGGATCTCTTCGGTGCTGGGCGCTGCGGCGGCGCTGGAGCAGCCGCTGGCGGACGGCAATCAGCGGGTGGGGATTATTCCGGCCACAGACGACCGCAATCTGCTCAAGGAAGCGCTGCTGCACCACGATACGGTGGTGTTCCTCAAGGTGGCCAAGGTGCTGGATCTGGTGCTGGATGTGCTGGATGAGCTGGGCTTGTCCGGCCGGGCTTCGGTAGTGACCAAGGTGACCTCGCCGCATGAGGCCGTCTGGCGGGATGCGCGGGAGCTGCGGGGCAAGGATGTGGAGTACTTAAGTCTGATGGTGGTGAGCAAATGA
- the cbiE gene encoding precorrin-6y C5,15-methyltransferase (decarboxylating) subunit CbiE, giving the protein MGNVIHVIGIGEDGAGGLTPDSLSLVNNSEVLLGGERQLGFFGTYTGDKIVLQGGLKPFTDKLEEVWRERRTVVLASGDPLFFGIAGYLVRRFGPENVEVIPHYSSVQLAFARLGDSWQDAELISLHGRPIQGLAQRMDGRHKVALLTDANNTPAVIAAYLLEFGMTEYEAFVCERLGGNGEICRFWELEEMAAGEFDALNVVILRRKPGSNVPLRRGFAYPDENFRQRKPEKGLITKREVRALVLSELNLCEDAVVWDVGSGSGAVAAECARIARLGKVYAIEKGEENLPNMAANRLHFRADYQIIHEKAPQGLAPLPDPDAVFIGGSGGELANIIAYSAARLRPEGRIVVGAITVETLHGSMGALKSAGLAVEVTLLQASRGKPILGMTRFDGMNPVYVVSGRKE; this is encoded by the coding sequence ATGGGTAACGTGATTCATGTGATCGGGATCGGGGAGGATGGCGCGGGCGGATTGACGCCGGACAGCCTGAGCCTGGTGAATAACAGTGAGGTTCTGCTCGGCGGTGAGCGGCAGCTGGGCTTTTTCGGTACATATACAGGTGACAAAATCGTGCTGCAAGGCGGGCTCAAGCCCTTTACAGACAAGCTGGAGGAGGTGTGGCGTGAGCGGCGGACCGTGGTGCTGGCCTCGGGGGACCCGCTCTTTTTTGGCATTGCCGGATATCTTGTCCGCAGGTTTGGACCTGAGAATGTGGAGGTGATTCCGCATTACAGCAGCGTGCAGCTTGCTTTTGCCCGGCTGGGGGACAGCTGGCAGGATGCCGAGCTGATCAGCCTGCACGGACGGCCCATTCAGGGACTGGCCCAGCGGATGGACGGCAGGCACAAGGTGGCCCTGCTGACAGACGCAAACAATACTCCTGCGGTGATCGCCGCTTATCTGCTGGAATTCGGGATGACGGAATATGAGGCTTTCGTCTGTGAACGGCTGGGCGGGAACGGCGAAATCTGCCGCTTTTGGGAGCTGGAGGAGATGGCAGCAGGCGAATTCGACGCATTGAATGTGGTAATTCTGCGCAGGAAGCCGGGAAGTAACGTTCCACTGCGGCGGGGATTCGCTTACCCGGATGAGAATTTCCGGCAGCGTAAGCCGGAGAAAGGCCTGATTACCAAGCGCGAGGTCCGCGCACTGGTCCTGTCGGAGCTGAATCTGTGCGAGGATGCCGTGGTCTGGGATGTCGGCTCCGGCTCCGGTGCGGTGGCAGCGGAATGTGCGCGGATCGCCAGGCTCGGCAAGGTCTATGCCATCGAGAAAGGCGAAGAGAACCTGCCTAACATGGCGGCGAACCGCCTGCACTTCCGGGCTGACTACCAGATTATTCATGAAAAGGCGCCGCAGGGATTAGCTCCCCTGCCTGACCCCGATGCGGTCTTCATCGGCGGCAGCGGCGGGGAGCTGGCGAATATTATTGCTTATAGCGCGGCGAGACTGCGGCCTGAAGGCCGGATCGTGGTGGGGGCCATTACGGTGGAGACGCTGCACGGCAGCATGGGGGCACTGAAGTCGGCCGGGCTTGCCGTAGAGGTCACCCTGCTTCAGGCATCGCGCGGCAAGCCGATTCTCGGCATGACCCGGTTCGACGGGATGAACCCTGTCTATGTGGTCAGCGGGCGCAAGGAATGA
- a CDS encoding cobyrinate a,c-diamide synthase — protein sequence MNGLNCEAAGREPQRRARLVIAGTGSGSGKTTVTLGLMQAFARQGLTVQGFKCGPDYIDPAYHSAVTGRPSRNLDSWMTSSAYLQEYFLRASADADLSVIEGVMGLYDGKDDTALTGSTAEIALLTDSPVVLVVDVRSMGRSAAAIVLGFMQLEPQVRIAAVIVNRCGSVGHYRMVKAAIEAACGIPVIGWLPRDGGLVVPERHLGLLPAVERGELAPLFGHCADVLAQGTDLERLLELAAAAPALPYPPEAGPAVGLALPEAVEPAAPAPVIAVARDAAFNFYYADNLELLTRAGARLVAFSPLSGEGIPPEADGIYLGGGFPEEFAAEIAANSLFLSGLRSAAAAGMPLYAECGGYMVLARSLTDRAGAVHEMAGILPAHTRMLDRRAALGYREVTALQDSLLLKRGERLRGHEFHYSVMNYVEGEPQAFAYESKGRAGSQPEGYISGNIMAAYAHIHLASCPSAAGRLVAACRRYHQQKLLVDTGP from the coding sequence GTGAACGGACTTAATTGTGAGGCAGCAGGCCGGGAGCCGCAGCGCCGCGCCCGTCTGGTGATTGCAGGCACAGGCAGCGGTTCCGGCAAAACGACGGTAACGCTGGGGTTAATGCAGGCTTTTGCCCGGCAGGGCCTTACGGTCCAGGGCTTCAAATGCGGACCCGATTATATCGATCCGGCGTATCACAGTGCGGTCACCGGCCGCCCCTCCCGTAATCTGGACTCCTGGATGACTTCAAGCGCCTATCTGCAGGAGTATTTCCTGCGTGCATCTGCGGATGCCGATCTGTCGGTGATTGAAGGCGTCATGGGGCTGTACGACGGCAAAGATGACACCGCCCTTACCGGCTCAACGGCGGAAATCGCCCTGCTGACAGACAGCCCTGTTGTGCTGGTTGTGGATGTCCGCAGCATGGGGCGCAGTGCGGCGGCAATTGTGCTGGGCTTCATGCAGCTTGAGCCGCAGGTGCGGATTGCGGCGGTTATTGTGAACCGGTGCGGCAGCGTGGGGCACTACCGGATGGTCAAGGCCGCCATCGAAGCAGCCTGCGGCATTCCGGTGATCGGCTGGCTGCCCCGCGACGGCGGCCTGGTTGTCCCGGAGCGGCATCTGGGCCTGCTGCCCGCTGTGGAGCGCGGGGAGCTTGCGCCTCTCTTCGGGCATTGCGCCGATGTGCTGGCGCAGGGCACGGACCTGGAGCGGCTGCTGGAGCTTGCAGCCGCTGCACCAGCACTGCCGTATCCGCCGGAAGCGGGTCCGGCAGTGGGTCTGGCGCTGCCGGAGGCGGTGGAACCGGCAGCGCCTGCGCCTGTGATTGCAGTAGCCAGGGACGCGGCATTCAATTTCTACTATGCCGACAATCTGGAGCTGCTTACGCGCGCCGGCGCGCGGCTGGTTGCCTTCAGCCCGCTTAGCGGCGAAGGGATTCCGCCGGAAGCCGACGGAATCTACCTCGGCGGCGGCTTCCCGGAGGAATTCGCGGCGGAGATTGCCGCGAATTCCCTCTTCCTTAGCGGGCTGCGGTCGGCAGCTGCGGCCGGAATGCCGCTGTATGCGGAGTGCGGGGGCTACATGGTTCTCGCCCGCAGCCTGACGGACCGCGCCGGTGCAGTGCATGAGATGGCCGGAATCCTTCCGGCGCATACCCGGATGCTGGACCGCCGCGCCGCGCTTGGCTATCGTGAAGTCACCGCGCTTCAGGATAGCCTGCTGCTGAAGCGGGGCGAGCGGCTGCGCGGCCATGAATTCCACTATTCGGTTATGAATTATGTGGAAGGGGAACCCCAAGCGTTCGCCTATGAGAGCAAGGGCCGGGCGGGCAGCCAGCCTGAAGGCTATATCAGCGGCAACATCATGGCCGCTTATGCGCATATTCACCTGGCTTCCTGCCCATCGGCCGCCGGCCGGCTCGTAGCCGCATGCAGAAGGTACCATCAGCAGAAGCTTCTTGTGGATACAGGGCCATAA
- a CDS encoding HRDC domain-containing protein yields the protein MQIVFMNRLSRMSGENREVFAQLWIGEEEGQWRLGWRDFSGEQETGDSLWYEGSSWNEMLCVYRHELAMKMGEGYRPLIDGGFHEEDQLSSRSQEQFRLQYYSEQFGNEAVYEELCTWRRGKASSERKAPYLLASNRLLRMISAFLPRTAEELLQLPGVGEGKASQYGADWLAITSAVPREHSFPLGWVSDVIDAESFRSWQYKQKELKYRRQLERLRLRRVLLQGIEEGQDMAQLTALGGVPRREVLEVAEELEKEGYTVEKLIALELKEVTAEEQNQVWTAFELLGDSFLKPVLYKAYGEDFAPAEGLEQYYERLRLIRLRFRREYPGPLEAATSL from the coding sequence ATGCAGATTGTATTCATGAACCGCTTGTCCAGAATGTCAGGAGAGAACCGGGAGGTCTTCGCCCAGCTATGGATTGGAGAGGAGGAGGGGCAGTGGCGTCTGGGCTGGCGCGATTTCTCCGGGGAGCAGGAGACGGGCGACAGCCTATGGTATGAAGGCAGCTCATGGAATGAGATGCTGTGCGTATACCGGCATGAGCTGGCCATGAAGATGGGGGAAGGCTACCGGCCCTTGATTGACGGGGGATTTCACGAGGAGGATCAGCTCAGTAGCCGCAGCCAGGAGCAGTTCAGGCTGCAGTATTACAGCGAGCAATTCGGGAATGAGGCGGTCTATGAGGAGCTATGCACCTGGCGCAGGGGGAAGGCCTCCAGCGAGCGGAAAGCCCCCTATCTGCTTGCAAGCAACCGCCTGCTGCGCATGATCAGCGCATTTCTTCCCCGCACGGCAGAGGAACTGCTGCAGCTCCCGGGAGTCGGCGAAGGCAAAGCTTCGCAATATGGCGCAGACTGGCTGGCTATCACCTCGGCAGTTCCGCGCGAGCATTCTTTTCCGCTAGGCTGGGTTAGTGATGTGATTGACGCAGAGAGCTTCAGATCCTGGCAATACAAGCAGAAGGAGCTGAAGTACAGAAGACAGCTGGAACGGCTGCGGCTGCGGCGGGTGCTGCTCCAGGGGATTGAAGAAGGGCAGGACATGGCCCAGCTTACTGCACTTGGCGGAGTGCCCCGCCGTGAAGTACTGGAGGTTGCGGAAGAGCTGGAGAAGGAGGGCTATACGGTGGAGAAGCTGATTGCTCTTGAACTTAAGGAAGTGACCGCTGAAGAACAGAATCAGGTCTGGACGGCCTTCGAACTGCTTGGCGACAGCTTCCTGAAGCCGGTGCTCTATAAGGCTTACGGGGAGGATTTCGCTCCTGCGGAAGGGCTTGAGCAGTATTATGAACGCCTGCGGCTGATCCGGCTCCGCTTCAGAAGGGAGTACCCGGGTCCGCTTGAGGCGGCCACCAGCCTGTAG
- a CDS encoding precorrin-8X methylmutase gives MDFGTEFRPVTVQPQEIESLSFQMITEELGEHSFSSLEYPVVQRVLHASADFELGRSLVFHDGAVEAGISAILQGKPIIADVRMVEAGIAKERIQRYGGEVRVHISDPDVIAEAKALGTTRAIIATRKACAQAPGGIYVIGNAPTALLELIRLVKEGLAQPGLVIGMPVGFVSAAESKEELRKLDIPYITNIGRKGGSTVVVAAVNALSLLAVRRAEGELG, from the coding sequence GTGGATTTCGGTACAGAGTTTAGGCCGGTGACAGTGCAGCCGCAGGAGATTGAGAGTCTTAGCTTTCAGATGATTACCGAGGAACTGGGGGAGCATTCCTTCAGCAGTCTGGAGTATCCGGTGGTACAGCGGGTCCTTCATGCTTCTGCTGATTTTGAGCTGGGGCGCAGCCTTGTGTTTCATGACGGAGCAGTTGAGGCCGGGATCAGCGCGATTCTCCAGGGCAAGCCGATTATTGCGGATGTGCGGATGGTGGAGGCGGGCATAGCCAAGGAACGGATTCAGCGGTACGGCGGAGAAGTCAGAGTACATATCTCAGATCCCGATGTTATCGCGGAAGCGAAGGCGCTGGGGACTACCCGGGCGATTATCGCCACGCGCAAGGCCTGTGCACAGGCTCCGGGAGGCATCTATGTCATCGGCAACGCGCCGACGGCTCTGCTGGAGCTGATCCGTCTGGTCAAGGAAGGTCTGGCGCAGCCTGGGCTGGTGATCGGAATGCCGGTCGGCTTCGTCTCAGCGGCGGAATCCAAGGAGGAGCTGCGCAAGCTGGACATTCCCTACATCACCAACATCGGCCGCAAGGGTGGCAGTACGGTCGTGGTCGCAGCCGTGAACGCGCTGAGTCTGCTGGCGGTCCGCCGGGCTGAAGGTGAGTTGGGGTAG